In Aquimarina sp. TRL1, a single window of DNA contains:
- a CDS encoding carboxymuconolactone decarboxylase family protein codes for MPLVTPLSPDHDIETKELAEFFNETLGFCPNSVLTMQRRPAISKAFINLNKAVMANEGRVTSALKRMIAWVSSNATGCRYCQAHAIRAAERYGAEQEQLDNIWDYKTHPAFSDAERAALDFSLAASIVPNAVDQKIKEELHKYWDEGEIVEMLGVISLFGYLNRWNDSMGTSIEDGAVESGEKYLGKHGWEKGKHI; via the coding sequence ATGCCATTAGTAACACCATTATCACCAGATCATGATATAGAAACAAAAGAACTTGCCGAATTTTTTAACGAAACCTTGGGGTTCTGTCCAAATTCTGTATTGACAATGCAAAGAAGACCTGCTATATCCAAAGCTTTTATCAACCTCAACAAAGCAGTTATGGCGAATGAAGGGAGGGTTACTTCTGCCTTAAAGCGAATGATTGCTTGGGTAAGTAGTAATGCGACTGGATGCCGATATTGTCAGGCACATGCTATCCGAGCAGCTGAACGCTACGGAGCAGAGCAGGAGCAACTGGATAATATCTGGGATTACAAAACACATCCTGCATTTAGCGATGCTGAAAGAGCAGCACTGGATTTCTCTTTAGCTGCTTCTATTGTTCCTAACGCTGTTGATCAAAAAATAAAAGAAGAACTTCACAAATATTGGGATGAAGGAGAAATTGTAGAGATGCTGGGAGTAATTTCTTTATTTGGTTATCTAAACCGATGGAATGATTCAATGGGAACAAGCATTGAAGATGGTGCTGTAGAGTCCGGAGAAAAATATCTGGGAAAACACGGATGGGAAAAAGGAAAACACATCTAA
- a CDS encoding 5-carboxymethyl-2-hydroxymuconate Delta-isomerase produces the protein MPHFVIDCSKNILKSQEEETVLKEVYQVTKDSGLFDANDIKVRMRPFDTFSVGGTNTDFIHVFADIMEGRSTEQKAALSKAVVKKLKQLFPEVSFIAMNIRDFEKATYCNLGMI, from the coding sequence ATGCCACATTTTGTTATCGATTGTTCAAAAAATATATTGAAGAGTCAGGAAGAAGAAACTGTTTTGAAAGAAGTATATCAGGTGACAAAGGATTCTGGTTTATTTGATGCGAATGATATCAAAGTAAGAATGCGACCTTTTGATACCTTTTCCGTTGGAGGAACCAATACAGATTTTATCCATGTTTTTGCGGATATTATGGAAGGAAGATCAACGGAACAAAAAGCAGCGCTTTCTAAAGCCGTGGTCAAAAAACTAAAACAATTGTTTCCTGAAGTTTCTTTTATTGCAATGAATATAAGGGATTTTGAAAAAGCAACCTATTGCAATTTGGGGATGATTTAA
- a CDS encoding M50 family metallopeptidase, whose amino-acid sequence MKNTSNYIILLTAVIAYALWQLPYFGWIQYPFLLLGTWFHEMGHGLTAVLIGGDFQYLEIFESGGGVAYFSLEDSYLPYKTGLALTAAGGLLGPAISGAVLIASAKKQRSAAIMLRILIGMMILSVFIWIRSFWGLVVMTAFIVFLLVIVWLKNRKLEVITTLFLGIQCVLSTYLQLDYLFTKEFERDRDLQISDTEMIAQNTFGTYWFWAILIIIITVFLFYKSYRYYIKK is encoded by the coding sequence ATAAAAAACACTTCTAATTATATAATTTTACTGACGGCCGTTATTGCTTATGCATTATGGCAGCTTCCGTACTTTGGTTGGATACAGTACCCGTTTCTGTTATTAGGAACCTGGTTTCACGAAATGGGACACGGATTGACTGCGGTATTAATTGGTGGGGATTTTCAGTATTTAGAGATTTTTGAAAGTGGAGGAGGTGTTGCTTATTTCAGTCTGGAAGACAGCTACCTGCCATATAAAACAGGATTGGCATTAACTGCTGCCGGGGGATTGTTAGGTCCCGCAATATCGGGAGCCGTACTGATTGCTTCGGCAAAAAAACAACGAAGTGCAGCAATTATGCTGAGAATATTAATCGGCATGATGATCTTGTCAGTATTCATTTGGATTCGTTCTTTTTGGGGATTGGTGGTGATGACTGCTTTTATTGTTTTTTTATTAGTTATTGTCTGGCTTAAAAACAGAAAACTAGAAGTAATTACTACTTTGTTCTTAGGAATACAGTGTGTCCTTAGTACATATCTACAATTAGACTATTTGTTTACCAAAGAATTCGAACGAGACCGGGATCTACAGATATCAGACACCGAAATGATTGCTCAAAATACTTTTGGAACTTATTGGTTTTGGGCTATTCTGATTATAATTATTACTGTATTTCTTTTCTATAAAAGCTATAGGTATTATATAAAAAAATAG
- a CDS encoding HopJ type III effector protein gives MELTSFIEKLKTSPEKITFQETMDVVEAYYTFEPTAFTNGSVHNEQGQNSGSCKLFAFAKENEFSEEETLSCFGAYYRDDVLQHPEGDDHQNIRNFIKTGWEGVKFEQQALQKK, from the coding sequence ATGGAGTTAACATCATTTATAGAAAAACTAAAAACCTCACCTGAGAAAATTACTTTTCAGGAAACGATGGATGTAGTAGAAGCTTATTATACATTTGAACCGACTGCTTTTACCAATGGAAGTGTACACAATGAACAAGGACAAAATTCTGGATCGTGTAAATTGTTCGCATTTGCAAAAGAGAATGAGTTTTCAGAAGAAGAAACACTTTCTTGTTTTGGAGCTTATTATAGAGATGATGTATTACAACATCCGGAAGGGGATGATCATCAGAATATTCGGAATTTTATTAAAACAGGCTGGGAAGGTGTGAAATTTGAGCAACAAGCCCTTCAAAAAAAATAA
- the rsmI gene encoding 16S rRNA (cytidine(1402)-2'-O)-methyltransferase produces MSKLYLVPTPIGNLEDMTFRAIRILKEVDLILAEDTRTSGKLLKHFEIVTPMQSHHMHNEHKTVDAIINKLQKGETIALISDAGTPAISDPGFLLSRACINHDIPVECLPGATAFVPALVNSGLPNDKFVFEGFLPVKKGRQTRLKLLAEETRTMIFYESPHKLVKTLSHFQEYFGEDRRVSVSRELTKMYEETIRGTVEEVVKHYENKPPKGEIVIIVEGKK; encoded by the coding sequence ATGTCAAAATTATATCTTGTGCCGACTCCGATAGGAAATCTGGAGGATATGACCTTTCGGGCAATTCGCATATTAAAAGAAGTAGACTTAATTCTGGCAGAAGACACCAGAACGAGTGGGAAATTATTAAAACATTTCGAAATTGTGACTCCGATGCAGAGTCACCATATGCATAATGAACATAAAACAGTAGATGCAATTATAAACAAGCTTCAGAAGGGAGAGACGATAGCGTTAATTAGCGATGCGGGAACTCCTGCAATTAGTGATCCTGGTTTTTTATTGAGCAGAGCCTGTATTAATCATGATATACCAGTAGAATGTTTACCTGGAGCTACGGCCTTTGTGCCGGCATTAGTTAATAGCGGACTCCCTAATGATAAGTTTGTCTTTGAAGGCTTCCTGCCTGTAAAAAAAGGAAGGCAAACTCGTTTAAAATTATTGGCAGAAGAAACCAGAACTATGATTTTCTACGAATCCCCACATAAACTAGTTAAGACATTATCACATTTTCAGGAGTACTTTGGAGAAGATCGTCGTGTATCAGTTTCCCGGGAGTTGACAAAGATGTATGAAGAAACGATTCGGGGAACTGTAGAAGAGGTTGTTAAGCATTATGAAAATAAGCCGCCAAAGGGAGAGATTGTTATTATTGTAGAAGGAAAAAAATAA
- a CDS encoding DoxX family protein, whose protein sequence is MHKNSTYLKIIYWIATLLLSGIMLFSAQMYFRKTEMVEGFFRSFHYPDYLVIPLAILKITGVAVILINKIKWLKEWAYAGIFLDLVLASVAHHKAAHPIGLSVYALVIFVVSYVTGKKVRP, encoded by the coding sequence ATGCATAAAAACAGTACATATCTAAAAATCATTTACTGGATTGCGACACTGCTTCTGAGTGGTATTATGTTATTTTCTGCTCAGATGTATTTTAGAAAGACAGAGATGGTAGAAGGTTTTTTTAGAAGCTTTCACTACCCGGATTATTTGGTAATCCCTCTGGCGATTTTAAAAATTACAGGTGTTGCAGTGATTCTAATCAATAAAATAAAGTGGTTAAAAGAATGGGCGTATGCAGGAATCTTCTTGGATTTAGTACTGGCAAGTGTAGCACATCACAAAGCAGCGCATCCTATAGGATTGTCAGTATACGCACTTGTTATTTTTGTAGTTTCCTATGTGACAGGAAAAAAAGTTAGACCGTAA
- a CDS encoding thymidine kinase produces the protein MFLENTVNHKEQFGWIEVICGSMFSGKTEELIRRLKRAQFAKQKVEIFKPSVDRRYDDEMVVSHDANEIRSTPVPAAANIRILADTCDVIGIDEAQFFDDEIISVCNDLANKGIRVIVAGLDMDFKGNPFGPMPALMATAEYVTKVHAVCTRTGNLAQYSYRKSKKDDLVVLGETEEYEPLSRAAYYKAMLKDKVHEMPVNDPKIVSKKEDKTDE, from the coding sequence ATGTTTCTTGAAAATACAGTAAATCATAAAGAGCAATTTGGGTGGATTGAAGTTATCTGTGGTTCAATGTTCTCTGGTAAGACAGAAGAACTTATCCGCAGGCTAAAACGTGCCCAGTTTGCAAAACAAAAAGTAGAAATTTTCAAACCATCTGTAGATCGCAGATATGATGATGAAATGGTAGTTTCTCATGATGCTAATGAAATTCGTTCTACTCCTGTACCTGCTGCTGCCAATATTCGTATTCTGGCTGATACTTGCGATGTTATCGGTATTGATGAGGCACAATTCTTTGACGATGAAATCATCTCCGTATGTAATGACCTGGCTAATAAAGGAATTCGGGTAATTGTTGCAGGTCTAGATATGGATTTTAAAGGCAATCCCTTTGGTCCTATGCCTGCATTAATGGCTACTGCAGAATATGTAACAAAAGTACATGCTGTATGTACCCGTACCGGAAATCTTGCTCAATATAGCTATCGAAAATCTAAAAAAGATGATTTAGTCGTCCTTGGAGAAACCGAAGAATATGAACCTTTGAGCAGGGCCGCTTATTACAAAGCGATGCTTAAAGACAAGGTGCATGAAATGCCCGTTAACGACCCCAAAATAGTATCCAAAAAAGAAGATAAAACTGATGAGTAA
- the alr gene encoding alanine racemase, which yields MSNFKETVLEINLAHLSHNFKYLKSKLHPEVKFLSVVKASGYGSDVVPLAKHLEKLGTDYFAVAYVSEGIVLRNAGITTPILVLHPQPVNFAACIEYRLEPNIYSKRILECFTEAAHSHNVQEYPIHIKFNTGLNRLGFIADDIAYIVQQLNTHKVLSVQSILSHLAASEDHKERDFTRQQIELFKKITATFSATLGYTPIVHQCNTSGILNYPDAHFSMVRSGIGLYGYGNDTTYDVNLKPVATLKSVISQIHELAPGETLGYNRAFKATKKTITATIPIGHADGISRQYGMRKGFVLVHGKRAYITGNVCMDMLMIDITDIPCKEGDEVIFFDAHTGANNMAEHAGTISYELLTAIAPRVKRKVIDEI from the coding sequence ATGAGTAACTTCAAAGAGACCGTACTAGAAATTAATCTAGCTCATCTTTCTCATAATTTTAAGTATTTAAAAAGTAAATTACACCCCGAAGTCAAATTCCTTTCTGTAGTGAAAGCTTCTGGATATGGTAGTGATGTTGTTCCATTGGCTAAACACCTGGAGAAACTCGGTACGGATTATTTTGCTGTAGCATATGTATCAGAAGGAATTGTCCTGAGAAATGCAGGGATAACCACTCCTATCTTGGTATTACACCCGCAACCTGTAAATTTTGCTGCCTGTATAGAATACCGATTAGAACCCAATATCTATAGCAAAAGAATCCTTGAGTGCTTTACCGAAGCTGCGCACTCACATAATGTACAGGAATATCCAATTCATATAAAATTCAACACCGGGCTTAATCGCCTTGGATTTATTGCTGATGACATAGCGTATATCGTACAACAACTGAACACTCATAAGGTTCTTTCTGTACAATCTATTTTATCTCATTTAGCAGCTAGTGAAGATCATAAAGAACGGGATTTCACGCGACAACAAATTGAGCTATTCAAAAAAATAACTGCTACCTTTTCTGCTACACTTGGGTATACTCCTATCGTACACCAATGCAATACATCTGGTATTCTAAATTATCCTGATGCTCATTTCTCAATGGTCAGATCAGGAATTGGTTTATATGGATACGGAAATGATACCACTTATGACGTCAATCTCAAACCTGTAGCCACACTCAAATCGGTTATCTCTCAAATACATGAATTAGCTCCCGGAGAAACACTTGGTTATAACAGAGCTTTTAAAGCGACAAAAAAAACAATTACTGCAACCATTCCTATTGGGCATGCAGATGGTATCAGCAGACAATATGGTATGAGAAAAGGATTTGTTCTGGTGCATGGAAAACGTGCCTATATTACCGGAAATGTGTGTATGGATATGCTAATGATTGATATTACCGACATCCCCTGTAAAGAAGGAGATGAGGTGATTTTTTTTGATGCACATACCGGAGCCAATAATATGGCTGAGCATGCTGGCACTATTTCTTACGAGCTACTTACCGCAATTGCACCACGGGTAAAACGTAAAGTCATCGATGAAATTTGA
- the mscL gene encoding large conductance mechanosensitive channel protein MscL — MGFFKDFKSFLLKGDIVNLATAVVIGGAFNKIVGSAVADVIMPIVGVLSGGTDFTQKFIALDGNDYENLAAAKEAGAAIITYGNLIQAIINFIIVGLFIFLVLKAYEKSKKKEEEAPAAPAGPTQEELLTEIRDLLKK; from the coding sequence ATGGGATTTTTTAAAGATTTTAAATCTTTCTTATTGAAAGGTGATATCGTAAATCTTGCCACTGCTGTAGTTATTGGAGGAGCCTTTAATAAAATTGTAGGTTCAGCTGTAGCAGATGTGATCATGCCAATTGTAGGAGTTCTTTCCGGAGGAACGGACTTTACACAAAAATTCATAGCACTGGATGGTAATGATTATGAAAATCTGGCTGCCGCTAAAGAAGCTGGCGCTGCAATTATCACTTATGGAAATCTGATCCAGGCAATTATTAACTTTATTATTGTAGGTCTTTTTATTTTTCTTGTCTTAAAAGCATATGAAAAATCTAAAAAGAAAGAAGAGGAAGCACCAGCTGCTCCTGCAGGACCTACACAAGAAGAATTATTGACAGAAATCAGAGATTTGCTTAAAAAATAA
- a CDS encoding aspartate-semialdehyde dehydrogenase, which produces MRVAVVGATGLVGTVMLEVLAERNFPITELIPVASERSVGKKLSYKGTEYSVVGLETAVEMKPDLALFSAGGSTSLEWAPKFAEAGTTVVDNSSAWRMDPTKKLVVPEINATSLTKEDKIIANPNCSTIQMVLALGPLHEQYKIKRVIVSTYQSITGTGVKAVQQLENEYVGEKGEMAYPYPIHRNAIPHCDVFEANGYTKEEMKLVNETQKILDDRTIAVTATAIRIPVVGGHSESVNLEFEKEYTETDVRKILSDTSGVTVQDNPDTNTYPMPIYAEGKNDVFVGRIRRDHSRENALNMWIVADNLRKGAATNAVQIGEYLVQEKLIG; this is translated from the coding sequence ATGAGAGTAGCTGTAGTAGGAGCCACTGGCTTAGTCGGAACAGTAATGCTAGAAGTCCTAGCAGAGAGAAACTTTCCTATAACAGAATTGATTCCTGTCGCTTCAGAGAGATCAGTAGGAAAAAAACTTTCTTACAAAGGGACAGAGTATAGTGTTGTAGGTCTTGAAACAGCAGTAGAAATGAAACCGGACTTAGCGTTATTTTCTGCCGGAGGAAGTACTTCTTTAGAATGGGCTCCAAAATTCGCAGAAGCAGGAACAACAGTTGTAGATAATTCTTCTGCATGGAGAATGGATCCTACTAAAAAACTTGTAGTTCCGGAGATCAATGCTACTTCCCTAACAAAAGAAGACAAAATTATCGCCAACCCAAATTGCTCAACAATTCAGATGGTTCTCGCACTTGGTCCACTACACGAGCAATATAAAATCAAGCGTGTTATTGTTTCTACATATCAATCTATTACAGGAACTGGAGTAAAAGCGGTTCAACAATTAGAAAACGAATATGTTGGAGAAAAAGGAGAAATGGCATATCCATATCCTATCCATAGAAATGCCATTCCACATTGCGATGTTTTTGAAGCAAACGGATATACCAAAGAAGAAATGAAATTGGTTAATGAAACGCAGAAAATCCTTGATGATCGAACTATTGCCGTTACTGCTACTGCTATTAGAATTCCTGTAGTTGGAGGTCATAGTGAAAGTGTTAACCTAGAATTCGAAAAAGAATACACAGAAACAGATGTTAGAAAAATTCTAAGTGACACCTCGGGGGTAACGGTTCAAGACAACCCGGATACCAATACCTACCCTATGCCTATTTATGCAGAAGGGAAGAATGACGTTTTTGTAGGAAGAATACGAAGAGATCATTCCAGAGAGAATGCATTAAACATGTGGATTGTAGCTGACAACCTAAGAAAAGGAGCTGCTACAAATGCTGTACAGATCGGAGAATATCTGGTACAGGAAAAACTAATCGGATAA
- a CDS encoding DoxX family membrane protein has product MNIKITLGLRILLGILLLVFGSNKFIGFLPNFEFANPEAGVFFGALANSYVLKTVALTEIIAGILLLINKSVPFALLLIVPISINIVLFHITLDPANIAPAIVVFALNAYLIYRKWDHYKGLF; this is encoded by the coding sequence ATGAATATCAAAATAACTTTAGGTTTAAGAATTTTATTAGGAATATTACTCCTTGTATTCGGTAGTAATAAATTCATTGGGTTTCTTCCCAATTTTGAATTTGCTAACCCAGAAGCAGGAGTTTTTTTTGGAGCATTAGCCAATAGTTATGTACTAAAAACAGTAGCACTAACAGAGATCATCGCTGGAATTTTATTACTGATCAATAAATCTGTTCCTTTTGCGCTACTTCTTATAGTTCCTATCTCTATTAATATTGTTTTATTTCATATCACACTAGACCCTGCTAATATTGCACCAGCTATTGTTGTGTTTGCTCTTAATGCTTATTTAATTTACAGAAAATGGGACCATTACAAAGGGTTGTTCTAA
- a CDS encoding prolyl oligopeptidase family protein, with product MKKAVFALSIVTLMIGCKNETKQETAKIQRTLNYPETKKADTVDTYFGVAVKDPYRWLEDDRSKETEDWVKSQNKVTFSYLDSIPFKNELKDRLSSLWNYEKVSAPFKEGEYTYFYKNDGLQNQSVLYRFKKEGDEPEVFLDPNKFSEDGTTSLGGLSFSKNGKILAYSISEGGSDWRKVIIKNVETKEIIEDTLIDIKFSGLSWKGNEGFYYSSYDKPKGSELSAKTDQHKLYYHKLGTAQKDDELIYGGTPEEKHRYVGGNVTDDDRYLIIYAKVSTSGNKLFLKDLSKKDSKLITILDHTDSDSFVIENDKSKLFIVTNLDAPNKKIVTTDASKPTPDTWKDFIPETENVLSSSTGGGYFFAEYMVDAVSKVQQYDYNGKLVREIKLPGIGSAGGFGAKKEEKELYYSFTNYVTPGSIYKYTIEDGTSELYKKPKIDFASDNYESKQVFYTSKDGTKVPMIITHKKGLELNGKNPTILYGYGGFNVSLTPSFNIANAVWMEQGGIYAVPNLRGGGEYGKKWHDAGTKKQKQNVFDDFIAAAEYLINNKYTSSDYLAIRGGSNGGLLVGATMTQRPDLMKVALPAVGVLDMLRYHTFTAGAGWAYDYGTAEDNKEMFEYLKKYSPVHNVKEGVEYPATLVTTGDHDDRVVPAHSFKFAAELQDKQTGSNPTLIRIETNAGHGAGTPVSKTIEQYADIFGFTLYNMGYNVLPEKVTKEVKG from the coding sequence ATGAAAAAAGCTGTTTTCGCATTATCTATCGTTACTCTCATGATAGGATGCAAAAATGAAACAAAACAAGAAACTGCTAAAATTCAACGTACATTGAACTATCCCGAAACTAAAAAAGCAGATACAGTAGACACATACTTCGGTGTAGCGGTAAAAGACCCCTACAGATGGCTAGAAGATGATCGAAGCAAAGAAACAGAAGACTGGGTAAAGTCACAAAACAAGGTAACCTTCTCTTATTTAGACAGTATCCCTTTTAAAAACGAATTAAAAGATCGTTTGTCTTCTTTATGGAATTATGAAAAAGTAAGTGCACCTTTCAAAGAAGGAGAATACACGTATTTCTATAAAAATGACGGCTTACAAAATCAAAGTGTTTTATACCGTTTCAAAAAAGAAGGGGATGAACCGGAAGTCTTCTTAGATCCTAATAAATTTAGTGAAGATGGAACTACTTCTCTCGGGGGGCTTAGTTTTTCTAAAAATGGAAAAATATTAGCCTATTCTATCTCTGAAGGAGGAAGTGACTGGAGAAAAGTAATTATCAAAAATGTAGAAACCAAAGAAATAATAGAAGACACTCTTATCGATATTAAGTTTTCAGGGCTTTCATGGAAAGGAAATGAAGGATTTTACTATTCCAGTTATGACAAACCTAAAGGAAGTGAGCTTTCTGCCAAGACCGATCAGCATAAACTTTACTACCATAAATTGGGGACTGCTCAAAAAGATGACGAGTTAATTTACGGAGGAACTCCAGAAGAAAAACATCGATATGTAGGTGGAAATGTAACAGATGATGATCGCTATCTAATTATTTACGCTAAAGTTTCTACTTCTGGAAACAAACTATTCTTAAAAGATCTATCTAAAAAAGACAGCAAGTTAATTACGATCTTAGATCATACTGACAGTGACAGTTTTGTTATTGAAAATGATAAATCAAAATTATTTATCGTTACTAACCTTGACGCTCCTAACAAAAAAATCGTCACTACTGATGCCAGCAAGCCTACTCCTGATACCTGGAAAGATTTTATTCCTGAAACAGAAAATGTATTATCCTCAAGTACTGGTGGAGGATACTTCTTTGCTGAATATATGGTTGATGCTGTCTCCAAAGTACAACAATACGACTACAACGGAAAGTTAGTTCGGGAGATCAAACTTCCTGGAATAGGAAGTGCCGGTGGTTTTGGAGCTAAAAAAGAAGAAAAAGAATTGTACTATTCTTTTACTAACTATGTAACCCCAGGAAGCATCTATAAATACACTATTGAAGATGGGACTTCTGAACTTTATAAAAAACCTAAGATAGATTTCGCTTCTGATAACTACGAAAGTAAGCAGGTTTTTTATACTTCTAAAGACGGGACAAAGGTTCCGATGATTATCACCCATAAAAAAGGACTAGAGCTAAATGGTAAAAACCCGACAATATTATATGGGTATGGTGGATTTAACGTCAGTCTGACTCCTTCTTTTAATATTGCTAATGCAGTATGGATGGAGCAAGGAGGTATATACGCTGTACCAAACCTCAGAGGAGGAGGAGAGTACGGAAAAAAATGGCATGATGCAGGGACTAAGAAGCAAAAACAAAATGTATTTGATGATTTCATTGCTGCTGCTGAATACCTGATTAACAATAAATACACCTCAAGTGATTACTTAGCAATCCGAGGAGGTTCTAATGGAGGATTATTAGTAGGGGCGACTATGACACAGCGCCCGGATCTAATGAAAGTAGCACTTCCTGCCGTAGGAGTTCTAGATATGTTGCGTTATCACACATTCACTGCCGGAGCAGGATGGGCATATGATTATGGTACTGCTGAGGACAACAAGGAAATGTTTGAATACTTAAAAAAATATTCTCCAGTGCATAATGTAAAAGAAGGAGTAGAATATCCTGCTACACTGGTTACGACAGGGGATCATGATGACAGAGTTGTTCCTGCACACTCTTTTAAGTTTGCTGCAGAACTACAAGACAAGCAAACGGGAAGCAACCCAACCTTGATCAGAATCGAAACCAATGCAGGGCACGGAGCAGGAACTCCGGTTTCTAAAACTATCGAGCAATATGCCGATATCTTTGGTTTTACACTATACAACATGGGGTATAATGTACTTCCAGAAAAAGTTACTAAAGAAGTAAAAGGGTAA
- a CDS encoding ABC transporter ATP-binding protein codes for MLKVQNISFAYQTAPVIKNVSFTINKGQHIALVGASGCGKSTLLKIIYGLLQVTEGRLYWDDNEILGPNYHLVPGEEYMKYLSQGFELTAYRTVSENIGQYLSNFEPELKKGRVKELLEIVELEEFAATKVENLSGGQKQRVALARALAKKPELLLLDEPFGNIDNFRRSSLRRNLFNYLKRNKITSITATHDKTDILSFTDETIVIQKGEVIAHKNTIELYRHPKNLYIASLFGEINNIVISDLITSADHSSALVYPHEITIVSKSSISVLVRKSYFKGNHFLIESVLNGTSILFIEHHTFLPPGEKIYITIPEDLLLSRAAT; via the coding sequence ATGCTAAAAGTCCAGAATATTTCTTTCGCGTATCAAACGGCTCCTGTTATCAAGAATGTTAGTTTTACCATCAACAAAGGACAACATATTGCTTTGGTTGGGGCAAGTGGATGTGGGAAGAGTACTCTACTCAAAATTATTTATGGCCTTCTTCAGGTTACTGAGGGGAGGTTATACTGGGACGATAATGAAATTTTAGGCCCTAACTATCATCTGGTTCCGGGAGAGGAATATATGAAATATCTCTCACAGGGATTTGAACTAACTGCATATCGGACAGTATCAGAAAACATCGGACAATACCTCTCAAATTTTGAACCTGAATTAAAAAAAGGACGTGTTAAAGAATTATTAGAAATTGTAGAATTAGAGGAATTTGCAGCAACAAAAGTAGAAAACTTAAGCGGAGGACAAAAACAACGTGTCGCATTGGCTAGAGCCTTAGCTAAAAAACCTGAATTATTATTACTGGATGAGCCTTTTGGGAATATCGACAATTTCAGAAGAAGCTCTCTGCGCAGAAACCTATTTAATTATCTGAAAAGAAATAAAATTACCAGTATTACAGCCACCCATGATAAAACAGATATTCTTTCTTTTACAGATGAGACTATTGTAATACAAAAAGGAGAGGTCATCGCTCATAAAAACACAATTGAACTATACCGACATCCAAAAAATCTATACATAGCATCACTTTTTGGAGAGATTAACAACATTGTAATTTCTGACCTTATCACTTCAGCTGATCATTCATCTGCATTAGTATACCCCCACGAAATAACAATAGTTTCTAAATCCTCTATTAGTGTTCTGGTGAGAAAATCTTATTTCAAAGGCAATCACTTCCTTATAGAATCTGTATTAAATGGCACTTCTATTTTATTTATAGAGCACCATACCTTTCTTCCTCCTGGAGAAAAAATATACATTACAATCCCTGAGGATCTTCTTTTATCCAGAGCAGCTACTTAA
- a CDS encoding UDP-2,3-diacylglucosamine diphosphatase — MNLPEGKKVYFASDNHLGAPTNKKSFPREQKFVRWLDQVKEDAAAIFLLGDLFDFWFEYKTVVPKGFTRTLGKLAEITDAGIPVYFFVGNHDLWMDDYFEQELNIPVYHSPKEFTFNNSTFLVGHGDGLGPGDLGYKRMKKVFTNSFSKWLFRWLHPDIGVRLGQYLSVKNKLISGDEDVVFLGEENEWLVQYCKRKLETKHRDHFVFGHRHLPMEIALNETSKYTNLGDWIHYYTYGVFDGKEMILKTFEKE, encoded by the coding sequence ATGAATCTTCCTGAAGGGAAAAAAGTTTATTTCGCTAGTGATAACCACTTAGGGGCTCCGACCAATAAGAAAAGTTTTCCAAGAGAACAGAAATTTGTCAGATGGTTAGACCAGGTAAAGGAAGATGCTGCAGCTATTTTTTTACTGGGAGACTTATTCGATTTTTGGTTTGAATATAAAACGGTAGTACCTAAGGGATTCACAAGAACTTTAGGGAAATTAGCCGAAATAACAGACGCAGGAATTCCTGTGTACTTCTTTGTAGGAAATCACGACCTTTGGATGGACGATTATTTCGAACAAGAATTAAACATTCCAGTATATCATTCTCCTAAGGAATTCACGTTTAACAATAGTACATTTTTAGTAGGACATGGAGATGGTCTAGGCCCAGGAGATCTCGGGTATAAAAGAATGAAAAAAGTTTTTACAAATTCGTTTTCCAAATGGCTTTTTAGATGGCTTCATCCGGATATTGGAGTTCGTTTGGGACAATATTTATCTGTAAAAAATAAATTGATATCAGGAGATGAAGATGTCGTATTTTTGGGAGAAGAAAACGAGTGGTTAGTACAGTATTGCAAACGAAAGCTAGAAACAAAACACAGGGATCATTTTGTATTTGGTCACCGGCATTTGCCTATGGAAATAGCACTGAACGAAACTTCAAAATATACAAATCTAGGGGATTGGATCCATTATTATACCTATGGAGTTTTTGATGGGAAAGAAATGATCTTAAAGACCTTCGAAAAAGAATAA